The nucleotide window AAATTGTCATAGCAACTTTTGTACTTAACTTTAGGCACTTCGTTATGAGCATGTCCTTCATGAACCGTGTGCACTCACTACCTTTAAGGTGGAAGTTTGGACTTTCGTTGGGTCTTACCGATGAGACGTTTGCAGTTTCGTCTCTGCATGCTGATGAAGTGAAGAAAGAGAACAGTACGTATTTTTATTTATCGTTGATTCTGGTGGCTTATTTTTCATGGGTTTCTGGAAGTTTTTTAGGGGCGATTTTAGGTGAGGCACTACCGCCTACACTTAGTGAGAGTATGGGGATAGCCCTTTATGCGATGTTTATCGGCTTGCTGATTCCTTCTGTTAAAAAAGAATGGCGAATAGGTCTGATTGCGTTAACTGCAATGGTATTGAATTTTTATTTTATTGAAGTGATTGAACTAGCTCAGGGTTGGGCAATAGTTCTCGCAACAATCCTTGGCAGTTTGCTTGGGATCCCCTTGTTGAAGGAGGAAAAGTCATGATTATTGCAACAATTATTGGTATGGCAATAGTGACGATGATTCCAAGATTTATCCCTGCCTTCATCATGGACAAGATCCAATTTCGGCCGTGGGTCAACCAATGGTTGAATGCTATACCATTCGCTGCCCTTGGAGCGTTGATATTTCCTGGTATCATGACCGTAATTCCTGAGAGGCCATTGATAGGATTAGCAGGTGGAGCAGTGGCAGTAGTTATTGCTTTATTCAATGTAAATGTTATTTTTGCGGTATTAGGTGCGATCCTAACCGTGTTTTTAATTACGATGTAAAGAGTGAAAGCGGTGAATTAAGATGGTAACAGTAAGAAAAGCTAGGTTGGAAGATGCCGAACACATTGCGGAAGTACATGACAAAACTTGGCGTTCTACATATGAACCAATTATCAAAGAAGCTGATCTGCAACAGGTGAAATCTTTTCAAACAAGAAAAATAATGTGGGAGACAGCTCTGCAATCATCAAAAATCAATCAAGATGTTTTTGTAGCTGTAAATGAAAATGATGAAGTCCTAGGGTTCATTTCAGGAGGAAAAGAACGCACAGAGAATTTCGATTATGAAGGCGAAATATATGATATATACATTTTGGAACAATACCAAGGTGAAGGGGTCGGAAGGCTGTTGCTGAAGGCTTTTGTCGATTCTTGTGAAGAAAATGGTTATACCTCACTTCTTGTCTGGATCCTAACCAAAAACCCAGCCGGTCGGTTTTATACAAGGCACGGAGCCGCTAAAGTGGAAGCTGAGAATGTAACGATAGGTGAGGGCACCTATGAGGAAACCGCATATGGGTGGAAGGATTTAAATGAGTTGAAACATAATTTAAGTAACTGATACAAAGCAACTCCTTTTAGTTTATTTAGAACGATTTATGGGTACATTTATTAATGTGATAAATTATCTTGAATTAAAAGGAGTTGTGATTTATGACTAAAATGGCTGTATTTTATTATAGTTCAACTGGTGCAAACTATCAGTTAGCACAATGGGCCGAATCAGCACTCAAAGAGGCTGGTGCCGAAGTAAAATTAGTGAAAATTCCTGAAACAGCGCCAATGGAAGCAATTGAACAAAACCCTGCTTGGAAAAAACACTATGAAGAGACCAAAGATGTTCCGGAGGCTTCAATAGATGACTTAGAATGGGCAGATGGGTATATTTTCAGTGTACCAACAAGATTTGGTGCCTTACCATCCCAAGCAAAGCAATTTATTGATATGGCTGGAGGACTTTGGGGTGAAGGTAAGTTAGTAAACAAAGTCGTAAGTGGAATGACTTCTGCTGCTAACCCTCACGGCGGTCAAGAACAAACATTAACTAATCTTTACACATCCATGTACCATTGGGGAGCTATTGTAGTACCACCTGGTTATAGTGATAACGTGATCTTCGGCTCCGGAGGAAACCCATACGGTACAAGCACTACGGTAGACGGAGAAGGAAATATAACTGATGACGTAAAAGGTGCAGTTGAGCATCAAGCACGTCGAACCTATGAAATAACTAAAAAAATCAGTGAATAAATTTGATTATACAAAAAGCCCAACGGAAGTTGGGCTTTTTTTTGCATATGTATTAATATATAGAATTTCTCAGTTTTAATCACTAACATAAGGACGATTGCAATTTTCTTAATATAGAAATTAAATTATTTTTTAAATAACCCCCAAAAATTATTCTCTACTTCTCGTAAGCTATAGTAACTTTAAAAAAGAGGTGAGAAGATGAGAAGAAACAAATTCATTTATTCTCTTTCAACAGCAGCACTTACTACATCATTAGTAGTAGCACCATTAAGTACGCTTGCGGAAGAGGACGTAACAGAAGAAGAAAATCAAGACCAAGTAGCTGAAGAAATTCAATTGGCACCGGAATTATTTTCTTATCATACAAAAATTGCCAATCAATTATCTTTGGCTCTGGAAGAAAACAATCCTGAACGAGTACAACAACTGATCGATTGGTCATTACAACAAATCGAAGAAGCGCAAACATTGTACGATGAGGGTAATGAGGAAGAAGCAGAAAAACTACTTAATGAAGCATTGAATGTACTTGAACGTGCAGAAGCTTCACAAGATGAGTCAGACGATGAAGAGTCTGAAGATACATCAGAAGAAGATACTGACGAAGAAAACACTGAAGAATCAGAAGATGAAGAATCTGACGAAGAAAACACTGAAGAATCAACAGAAGAAGATACTGACGAAGAAAACACTGAAGAATCAGATGAAAACGAAGAAGAAGAAGAGAATACTGAAGAAGAAGAGGAAGAGTCTTCAGAAGTAGCTTATGGTCAGAATGTTCTTTCATTAGCTCTTGCTATGGAAAAAGTGAAGAATCCGGTTGCTAAAGCAGCATTAAAAAGAAATGTTGAGCGTTCTTTAGATCGATTAGAAGCTAAAAACGAAGATGTTTCTGATCTAATGACTCACTTAAACACTATTACAGATGAGTTTGCTGAAGAAGAAACTGACAATAACGAGGAAACAACTGAAGAAGAAACGACAGAAGAAGAAACAACTGAAGAAGATACAACAGAAGAATCTACTGAAGCAACAGTAGAGGTAGAGGCAGAAGAGAGTGACGATCGTGTTGAAACGGATCGTGACGAGAACTATGAAGTAAAAGCTGAAAAAGCTGAAAGAAAAGCTGAAGCAAAAGCTGAGAAAGCTGAAAGAAAAGCAGAAAAAGCTGAAAGAAAAGCTGAAGCAAAAGAAGAAAAAGCTGAAAGAAAAGCAGAAAAGGCTGAAAGAAAAGCTGAAGCAAAAGAAGAAAAAGCTGAAAGAAAAGCAGAAAAAGCTAAGAGCAAAGAATAGTCCAAAGAAATGAAGAAGAACAAAGGTTCAGCGGGTTATTGAAATAAAGGAAATGGTAACCGCGAATAATCGGTGACCCCTTCGCTGAATAGGCGAAGCTCACATATACACCTCTCTCCCAACAAGAGGACTAGTCCCTGGTAAAATTGCCAGGGATATTTTTTTAAATAAAAATTCTGAAAATTGTTGCAATTTAAGCCGATATCTAGGATAATAGAAAAAAGGGAGTAAGGGGGAGTTAAAAATGAAAAAACAAGTCACCTCTTATGTGTTAATTAGATACCACTTTCCTAAACATGTAAAAATCAAAGCAAAAAAAGATGTACCTTACGAAATCCGACTAGCAGCAAGATTAACACTCGATGAACTTGTATTTAAGCTCAACAAATCACAATTGGAAAAACAAATTAATCAGGCGATTGATGATCACGATCAACATTCATTTGCAGAATTAAGTAAGCAATATGCTAAGTATGTTTAATTAAAGAAGACTTTGTTGTGTAAGCCACTCTTTTAAGGGTGGCTTATTTATATTGTTATGATGCAACCACATTACTTCTGAATGAGTCATATAAAAAAAGCCATAAAAAATAGTCAAAAATAATTTGGTGAAAACTTATTTTGTCATGATATAGTAAGAGGTAGAATATAAAGGATTGGAGTTTTATATGAGAAACATAAGTTTAATCGCAGCGTTGATAACAATCATTTTTTTAGCATTAACAGGATGTCAGAGTGAATCTTCGGAGTCTCTAGATGGTGGAGAGTTAAATAAATCGACTAATGAGAAACAAGATAAAGAAGATATAAATGTGATTTCTGACAATGATGAAGATAGTCAGGAAGAAGATGAGGAGGAAGAAAGTGATTCTTCTCAAGACGAAGAAGATCAAACTTCTTCTAATGAAGATTCGGATAATAATGAACACACCACCGAGGATCAATCAAATGATGATCAATCAAACAATAACGAGTCGAACGATGAACAAGCGAACAATGATCAATCAAACAATGAAAGTCAAAATGAAAATAACCAAGGTGATGACTCAGACGTAACAGTTGTATCAAATCCATCAGCTATAGATGTGGTAGTAAACAAACGGAGAAAACTACCTGATGGCTATACACCACCCAATTTGACTGAACCCAACGTCCGTTTTTCATTTGATGAACAAAATATGAAGCGGAATATGCGTCCAGTGGCAGCAAATGCACTTGAAGAATTATTTGCTGGTGCTAATAAGGCAGGGGTAGACCTGTTTGCTGTATCAGGTTATCGATCCTACGATCGTCAAGTCGCCGTTTTCAACTCCCATGTGGAAAGTAAAGGTAGAGAGGAAGCCGAAAAAGTCTCAGCGATTCCTGGACATAGTGAGCATCAAACTGGATTAGCGATGGATGTAACTTCTCAAGCAGTGGGTTTTTATTTAACTACTGACTTTGAATCGACCACTGAAGGGCAGTGGGTTGCAGAAAATGCCCATAAATATGGTTTTATTATTCGCTATCCTAAAGGAAAGAGTGAGATTACTGGGTACAGTTTTGAACCATGGCATTTAAGGTATATTGGAAAAGATCTTGCTACAAAAATTCACGAATCAGGCCTAACAGTTGAAGAGTACCTTGGATTAGTTGAGTAGTATATACTGAATTTTTGTAAATTTTTATTTAATTCTTCTCCATTTGCCCGAAATTTCTGATATTCTTAAAGAAAAGATGAAAATGAGGGAACCAGAATGGGGAATAAGAAATTAACTAGAAGCTGGATGTTATATGATTGGGCAAACTCTGCTTTCGCGACGACGATTATGGCAGCTGTTTTGCCCATTTTTTATTATGATGTTGCTGCTTCTGGTCTTGACGAAAATTTAGCAGAAAGTTACTGGGGTTATTCTCAAGCTATCGCTGTTTTGTTAGTGGCTATTTTATCCCCATTTTTAGGGGCAATAAGTGATTATTCTGCTTCAAAGAAAAAGTTTCTCCGTTTCTTCGCTTACATGGGTATGGTCGCAAGTGTCTTACTTGCTTTCGTAAACCAAGGTGATTATATATTCGCTTCAATATTATTGATCATAGGGACGCTTGGTTTCTCTGGAGGAAATGTTTTCTACGACGCTTTTCTACCTGAAATAGCTAAAAAAGACGAACTCGATCGAGTTTCTACCTGGGGTTATGCTTTCGGATATATTGGCGGCGGAATTCTTTTAGCGATCAACTTATTGATGATTCTCAAGTTCGAATGGTTCGGATTTCCTGATACGGTGACAGCAACCAAGGCTGCTTTCGTGTCTGTTGGTATATGGTGGTTTATCTTTTCTCTTCCTTTGTTTAAAAATATTAAAGAAGAAAAAGTAACTCGCGTTAAAAGAACCCAGTCCTACGTGAAAATAGGCTTAACTAGGGTGACATCGACTTTCAGGTCACTAAATAACTATAAACAGTTACTTATTTTTCTTCTTGCTTTTTGGATGTATAACGACGGAATCTCAACCATTATCAAAATGGCCACTATATACGGCCGTGGAATTGGAATTGATTCGAATGATCTGATCGCTGCATTATTAATCACTCAATTTGTAGGCATCCCATTTGCATTTTTCTTTGGTTGGTTCGCTAAGAAAATCAGTGCTAAGCGAGCACTCAGTATTGCTCTGGTCACTTATATTTTCATTGTTGTATTAGGATATTTCATGTCATCTGCATTGCATTTCTATTTGTTAGCGATATGTGTAGGATTTGTTCAAGGAGGAGCTCAAGGTCTAAGTCGATCCATTTTCAGTAGAATGGTGCCTGAACACAAGCATGCTGAGTTTTTCGGGTTTTTCGCAGTGTCCGCTAAGTTCTCGGCCGTCTTCGGACCATTCATATTTGCAATGGTAGGCCAATTGACAGGATCAACGAGACTTGGAATACTTTCCTTACTGCTATTCTTTGTTGTGGGACTCGTCCTATTACAGTTTGTTGATATTGAAAAAGGCGAGAAAGAAGCAAATGACGCAAGTATTTCTAGTGGTGCGGCAGATGTAACTTCAAAATAAACGTTTTCTAAAAACGAAAGTTATATTAAACAAAATCCCTTCGAGCTCTTTAGCTCCGAAGGGATTTCTTAATTAAACGATTGGATCACTGTATTTTAGTTCCAAGTTCAAATGTAATGCTTCGCCAGTATCATAAGAAATGTGTCCAATTTTATCAAGCAATTCTTGATAAGAATCTGCTTTTTCATCGTTCCAATAATCTAATGTGAGTGTAAGTATCACCTTAGCTTCTTCTAATCCGTTCTCGTATAAATCTAAGAATGACTCTGTCCGTTGTTCATTTGTTGCAGGATGATACCAGGGTGATCTATCCTCATTCAAATAATCCACATTATCATTAAGCGGAGCATGTGAAAAAGGGCGAATTAAATTACCTAAGAATTTGTGTTTCACTCCTGTTGGGTCGAAAAGGATCCTTAAAGCTTTCTTTTTATCTTTATATGCTGCATCGATGAAACTTGACTCCTCAAATGATTGTTCCTCTTGATAATGGAAATCCATAGCATGAAAAATCACTTGCTTGATTTCATCATCGACCTTTTTTCCAATATCAATATGCTTATAAACAGGATTCTTCCAGGTTTTTTCGGACTTTTTCTGTTCCAACATAACAGTGTCCATATGCAGCTCCAACAACTGATGCTTGTTTCCTTCATATCCAGAACGGTAGTGGACATATGGGTGTGTATTGCGATCTAAAATATGATGAGTTAAAAAACCTAATACATATGCTTGTGTTTGGGGTCTTGCCGATTTAGCTTGTTCAACCATGGTCATCAAAAAATCTCCACATTTGGTTCTGTGAAGCAAACCGCCCAATTCGTTGATAGCCGACTCATTTTTCCATGGCCAGAAATTATGATAAAAGAAAGGATCCGGGCCTTGAGCTCCAAGATTAAAGTGATTTTGGTACTTGTTATATAGCTCATCTTTATGAATCGACTTCATCGCTTCTTCGCAAAATAAGATATGAGTCCAAATATTCGGCATTGTTTTCCCTCTTTTCGTTTAAAAAATCAGTTATTCTTATTATAATAGATAGTGGTTGAAAAGTATTGAGTATTTTTAATATGTCGAGGAGGAACAAAGTATGGATTACCGCATTGAAAAAGATACACTAGGTGAGATGAAAGTTCCAAGTGAAAAATATTGGGGAGCACAGACACAGCGAAGTAAACAAAACTTTCCTATTGGTAAGGAAACTATGCCTGAGGAGATCATTGAAGGTTTCGCAATTTTAAAAAAGAGTGCTGCTTTAGCAAACGAATCTTTAGGGTTATTAGAAAAAGAAAAAGCAGAAGCAATCGATTATGCTACTGACGAAATTTTAAAAGGAAATCTTAAAGAGCACTTCCCGCTTGTCGTATGGCAGACAGGTAGTGGTACTCAGTCCAACATGAACGTGAATGAAGTCGTGGCATTTGTAGGTAACGAATGGTTGGAGAAACAAGGGAAAGATGTGCGCCTTCATCCAAATGATGATGTCAACAAATCACAAAGTTCCAATGATACTTATCCGACAGCATTACATATTGCTGCCGTGAAAAAGGTGGAAGAGCATGTACTGCCTTCACTTGTTCAGATGAAAAACACATTAAAAGAAAAAGCAGATGCTTATCAAGATGTTGTAAAAATTGGACGAACCCACTTGCAGGATGCAACACCATTGACACTAGGACAAGAAATCAGTGGCTGGCATCGCATGCTTGAAAAAACTGAGAACATGATTCAAGATTCATTGAAATATGTCCGTGAAGTTGCCTTAGGTGGTACTGCTGTTGGAACAGGGATCAACGCTCATCCTGATTTCTCTGAAACAGTAGCAAAAAAAATAAATGAAGTAACGAACGGATCATTCATTTCCGCACCAAACAAATTCCATGCGTTGACTAGTCATGATGAGTTAGTTCACACTCACGGAGCATTAAAAGCACTAGCGGCGGATGTAATGAAGATTGCGAATGACGTACGTTGGTTAGCGAGTGGTCCGCGTTGTGGTATCGGTGAAATTGAAATTCCAGCAAATGAACCAGGTAGCTCAATCATGCCAGGAAAGGTAAACCCAACTCAAAGTGAAGCAATTACAATGGTGGCTGCACACGTGATGGGTAACGATGCTGGAATCGGTTTTGCAGCAAGCCAAGGAAACTTTGAATTGAATGTATTCAAACCAATGATTGCATATAACTTCTTGCAATCTTGCCAACTCCTTGGTGATAGTATGCAATCATTCGATGAACGCTGCCTAGTAGGCTTAGAACCTAATCATGAGAAAATTGAACAGTATTTGAACGATTCACTTATGCTAGTAACAGCCCTAAACCCTCATATCGGTTATGAGAATGCCGCAAAAATTGCAAAATATGCTCACGAAAAGAGTCTCACTTTACGAGAAGCTGCTGAAGAAACAGGGATTCTTTCTGGGGAAGAATTCGATAAGTTAATCGACCCCAAAGAAATGACTAAGCCAAACGCTAAGTAGGCTGGGTATTCAATTGGTCTTATAGCAAATATTACCTAAAAATTTTCGACATAAGTTTTCATCTCTTGAAGAAACTATAATTACACAGGAGGTGAACAACATGACACAAAACAACAGTTCAAATCAATTAGTAGTTCCTGGAGTATCACAAGCTTTAGACCAAATGAAATATGAGATTGCACAAGAATTTGGTGTTCAACTTGGTCCAGACTCAACTTCACGTGCTAACGGTTCAGTTGGTGGTGAAATCACAAAGCGTTTGGTTCAAATGGCTGAACAGCAACTTGGTGGGACTCAACAACAACAACAAAAATAATTATTGAGGGTCGATATAGGCCCTCTTTAGAACTTCAATCAAGAAATATCTATAATGGTTTTTAAATAAAACAGAGGGCGAATCAGCCCTCTGTTATTTTTCTTCTTGATCTTCGACAGTACTGAAAGGTTCGTTATTTCCCTTGATTTCGTGTGTCTCTTCTATTTGACGCCGTTTAATATCTGACCCCACATAGCC belongs to Halalkalibacillus sediminis and includes:
- a CDS encoding zinc dependent phospholipase C family protein, translating into MPNIWTHILFCEEAMKSIHKDELYNKYQNHFNLGAQGPDPFFYHNFWPWKNESAINELGGLLHRTKCGDFLMTMVEQAKSARPQTQAYVLGFLTHHILDRNTHPYVHYRSGYEGNKHQLLELHMDTVMLEQKKSEKTWKNPVYKHIDIGKKVDDEIKQVIFHAMDFHYQEEQSFEESSFIDAAYKDKKKALRILFDPTGVKHKFLGNLIRPFSHAPLNDNVDYLNEDRSPWYHPATNEQRTESFLDLYENGLEEAKVILTLTLDYWNDEKADSYQELLDKIGHISYDTGEALHLNLELKYSDPIV
- a CDS encoding AzlD domain-containing protein: MIIATIIGMAIVTMIPRFIPAFIMDKIQFRPWVNQWLNAIPFAALGALIFPGIMTVIPERPLIGLAGGAVAVVIALFNVNVIFAVLGAILTVFLITM
- a CDS encoding IDEAL domain-containing protein, translating into MKKQVTSYVLIRYHFPKHVKIKAKKDVPYEIRLAARLTLDELVFKLNKSQLEKQINQAIDDHDQHSFAELSKQYAKYV
- the fumC gene encoding class II fumarate hydratase translates to MDYRIEKDTLGEMKVPSEKYWGAQTQRSKQNFPIGKETMPEEIIEGFAILKKSAALANESLGLLEKEKAEAIDYATDEILKGNLKEHFPLVVWQTGSGTQSNMNVNEVVAFVGNEWLEKQGKDVRLHPNDDVNKSQSSNDTYPTALHIAAVKKVEEHVLPSLVQMKNTLKEKADAYQDVVKIGRTHLQDATPLTLGQEISGWHRMLEKTENMIQDSLKYVREVALGGTAVGTGINAHPDFSETVAKKINEVTNGSFISAPNKFHALTSHDELVHTHGALKALAADVMKIANDVRWLASGPRCGIGEIEIPANEPGSSIMPGKVNPTQSEAITMVAAHVMGNDAGIGFAASQGNFELNVFKPMIAYNFLQSCQLLGDSMQSFDERCLVGLEPNHEKIEQYLNDSLMLVTALNPHIGYENAAKIAKYAHEKSLTLREAAEETGILSGEEFDKLIDPKEMTKPNAK
- a CDS encoding M15 family metallopeptidase, translating into MRNISLIAALITIIFLALTGCQSESSESLDGGELNKSTNEKQDKEDINVISDNDEDSQEEDEEEESDSSQDEEDQTSSNEDSDNNEHTTEDQSNDDQSNNNESNDEQANNDQSNNESQNENNQGDDSDVTVVSNPSAIDVVVNKRRKLPDGYTPPNLTEPNVRFSFDEQNMKRNMRPVAANALEELFAGANKAGVDLFAVSGYRSYDRQVAVFNSHVESKGREEAEKVSAIPGHSEHQTGLAMDVTSQAVGFYLTTDFESTTEGQWVAENAHKYGFIIRYPKGKSEITGYSFEPWHLRYIGKDLATKIHESGLTVEEYLGLVE
- a CDS encoding MFS transporter, whose amino-acid sequence is MGNKKLTRSWMLYDWANSAFATTIMAAVLPIFYYDVAASGLDENLAESYWGYSQAIAVLLVAILSPFLGAISDYSASKKKFLRFFAYMGMVASVLLAFVNQGDYIFASILLIIGTLGFSGGNVFYDAFLPEIAKKDELDRVSTWGYAFGYIGGGILLAINLLMILKFEWFGFPDTVTATKAAFVSVGIWWFIFSLPLFKNIKEEKVTRVKRTQSYVKIGLTRVTSTFRSLNNYKQLLIFLLAFWMYNDGISTIIKMATIYGRGIGIDSNDLIAALLITQFVGIPFAFFFGWFAKKISAKRALSIALVTYIFIVVLGYFMSSALHFYLLAICVGFVQGGAQGLSRSIFSRMVPEHKHAEFFGFFAVSAKFSAVFGPFIFAMVGQLTGSTRLGILSLLLFFVVGLVLLQFVDIEKGEKEANDASISSGAADVTSK
- the wrbA gene encoding NAD(P)H:quinone oxidoreductase, whose amino-acid sequence is MTKMAVFYYSSTGANYQLAQWAESALKEAGAEVKLVKIPETAPMEAIEQNPAWKKHYEETKDVPEASIDDLEWADGYIFSVPTRFGALPSQAKQFIDMAGGLWGEGKLVNKVVSGMTSAANPHGGQEQTLTNLYTSMYHWGAIVVPPGYSDNVIFGSGGNPYGTSTTVDGEGNITDDVKGAVEHQARRTYEITKKISE
- a CDS encoding GNAT family N-acetyltransferase → MVTVRKARLEDAEHIAEVHDKTWRSTYEPIIKEADLQQVKSFQTRKIMWETALQSSKINQDVFVAVNENDEVLGFISGGKERTENFDYEGEIYDIYILEQYQGEGVGRLLLKAFVDSCEENGYTSLLVWILTKNPAGRFYTRHGAAKVEAENVTIGEGTYEETAYGWKDLNELKHNLSN
- a CDS encoding alpha/beta-type small acid-soluble spore protein, producing the protein MTQNNSSNQLVVPGVSQALDQMKYEIAQEFGVQLGPDSTSRANGSVGGEITKRLVQMAEQQLGGTQQQQQK
- a CDS encoding AzlC family ABC transporter permease, with protein sequence MTDSHTSKQLEARTKSTAVKSGAVAGFPIFLGYLPIAVAYGVLATQSGLSTYETTLMSVLVFAGAAQFMAANMFAQGAMFLQIVIATFVLNFRHFVMSMSFMNRVHSLPLRWKFGLSLGLTDETFAVSSLHADEVKKENSTYFYLSLILVAYFSWVSGSFLGAILGEALPPTLSESMGIALYAMFIGLLIPSVKKEWRIGLIALTAMVLNFYFIEVIELAQGWAIVLATILGSLLGIPLLKEEKS